In Acropora muricata isolate sample 2 chromosome 13, ASM3666990v1, whole genome shotgun sequence, the DNA window TTATTTATCTCTTGCCTAAATTAGGGACTATTCACAGTctggttttctttcttctgttagcaaaattaatgtacctttaattattaaatttttacttcAAGGGCTTTAACATCACACTTTGATATGTTGGTCCATTGAAAAAGGGGTTGTCATCAGGCTGCCCTTTCCATGTTACTTCAATCAAGTGTTGTAATTAAGAGTTTGACATTGTAGCTATGTATTATTTTAGCAAACACTTACAAAAAGTTCACTTTAAATTGTACAGTTGTCGCTCTTAGAAAAAGACAGACTGTTAGATTACTTGAATAAATACCGTAAGTCAAAAGGCACTGGCAACAGGTTACCTCAATTTTTCTCCAACCTCATTATTAAGCTTCTAATAGATTATTAATTAATAtggaatgataataattattgatgaattatcataaaattaatttatttagcaaatgattgtatttttccATCAGGTTTGTTGATGGTGTTGACCTGAACTGTGGATGTCCTCAAAGGTGATTATTAccttttattatatggccctgactcacaaggtctgggaactaccaaattcacgaatttgattggctgaaacggatattgaccgtgctctagattttcccatctagaccggcaatgttttgaaatgaaaaagtcgcaaactaaaatgcaaaatcattgactgttttcaaaaaaataaagaggacgagcaaactttggaagaattaaattcggtccatatccctttgcaagcaaaatgccagttagtaataccaggttacattaaacaaagtaaattgttcttgttttcgccatataataaacatcttattaaccgagctaagtcggtctgtatgggagaatcttgacctcggtcgtgtgtacagacctcactgcgttcggtctgtacttacgacctcggtcaagattctcccatacagacctcctgttcggttaataagagctaagtaaTTATGCAATATATTGTATTTGTATACattaggtaatagcatgacttgtagtggtatttggcaataataattaataccgcgagtgataatttatttcataatggTATTTGGAAAATGCTGAAATATTACGATACTAtgtgcaggtcatgctattatttgtttatagtagaagccgagaaatttttgGTAATAAtgcacaagagacctttctttttacggttgaaaaaaacaaacacaggcatCTATGTTCATAACAATCTTTTTATGTCagtggaagaaatgattgacagttttttttgtgaaaccagtacaaaccatttaAGTCAAACCATTTAAGGCAAAGATCATGAAACAGTTCAGTGCGCCTAAAAATTTACACCTGGTAGCACAAGTGCTCCCTAacccaaaaataaactttgagccctgtattattattattattatttttattattattattattattattattatcatcattgttaTTTATCATTAGTAGAAGAAGCAGTACAGCCACAGCAGTAACTGCAGTTACTGTAGTAACAttaatttgttattttatttccaTGTATAGGTGGGCTTTGCAGGAAGGATATGGAGCAAAGTTAATCAACAACCCAGAGTTAATAAAAGACATTGTAAGAAAAACCACTTGTCGTATCCCTGGACTTCCAGTGTCAATAAAAATCAGAATCCATGAAAATCTCAGGTAAACTAAAATCACTGTGCTCACACATTTTTTCACCTggtttaatattattaaataaaatgtAGGTTAAAAATCAAGACAATGCTGGTCtgagtgccccccccccccccctactcTGAATAACTACTGGGTGGCCCTGGAATGTCCCCAAGAGTTCCTCATTGTTCATGGATTACATTTTTTGACGCTGGTTGGTCCGCAAACTTTACCATTGATCAATTTAGACGCGAAAGTGGAGAACTCGGTCAAATACATTTTTACAAAATGCTTAAAATTCATGAAAAAGAAAGCCGAAGTTCACACAGATATGCATCCAGTTTGAAGTAGAGAATGCCTTAATTTTTTACTGCTTTAAATAAAATCACTATTTGATGGATTGAACTTGAAACTTTTAATTCATGATCACTTGTTCTCAGAAAAACAGTTGAGCTATGCAAACAAGCAGAAAATGCTGGAGTTGCCTGGATCACTGTTCATGGAAGGACTGTGAAACAGAGAGGGGAACCAGCAGACTTGGAAGCAATTAAACTGGTAAAGCACTGAACAAGTGGAGATAGCTGTCCAGGATTGCACCTAAttacaattagacccgtagcctgAAAGGGCTACGGCGGGGGCAATAGCTAATAAGGCGTcaagccaaatgggctattgatccgtggcccttgagggcgaagggtctaattgttttagtatcacccaactagacggacagaaaaaagcaataataaattcagcaaaacaaattatttatttgggaaaaaaacgaaataaataggtttacaaaaccggggAACTTAGCTActcaatgactattactaatagacctatagtagcgtagccaatcaaaatgcaggatttgcattagtccactagttgggtgatattaatagctgttattacagttatatAGTTGTTtttatcagtggttttgacACATGAATGAGGCTAAAGGCTGATTTTGCAATTATATTGACCCACTAGTCTTCCTTGTGTACAAcgttaaacaaaagaagctttctgCTGGTTCAACTGTAATAGTAGCCTAGATCTTTAtatcattcgatgtattttttccctcttcccttttcattggccgagtgccaagttttgctgcaaataatattctgctcatgcataataattattgaaactcCTTTATTGTATGAAAATGGCGGATTGGTTCCCcaagcaggcagagagtgactTGACATATTTAACTGATCAAAAGAGCCGTGATCAAGCGAGGGATTGTATTTTAAGAAAgcctcaatttttcaaagttctcagacccatcttttaggcaaaaccaaaaatataCCATGGTTAACccttcatgcaaaaaaaattgattgatgcCTTAGTCCTACAATGCAagcatgtttatttttaagtagACAACCAGATTAACCTGACGTAAAGTAGGTTTTAAGCAACATAAAtttacaaacatggcggccacaACTGCCCAGAAGCAAACTGCTAACCACATTGCAGGCCCACAAGCAGCAGGCATTACCAAAacccaaaaaaacaacaacggtTAACACAAGTTTATTACAGAGCATGCATCTAATAATGACTTGTGCGTGACTGGACATCATGCAGTGAACGAATAGTGCAGTGTGATTTTGCGGTTTACTCACTGTTCAACATGCAGTACACAAGAGACTGGTCTTTGATCCAAaacctgaaaaacaaaataattaatgttgaTTGGCTATTTGGTATTAATGTGTGTAATCATGAGTTCAATGGAAGTTGGCTCGCATTGTTAGCGTCAAACAAATTTCAGTCCTAACGGAATGTCAATTAGACTGCAAGTAATTTTGGtggtaaaaattaataattaataagaaAACCGCTGAAACACATGTCATGTGAAACTGGGAGTACATGCTACAAGAGATGAGTAAGAGAAATTAGATGCTATTTTTCGCGCTCTCTTCAAATTGCAGTTGCAGTTGCAGATGTCCTCAAAGTCTCACATGACGCATTTATAAGTTCACTTGCTAGCCATCTTATCTTTCGCCAAAATCTAGGGTGACTTTTTTGAATGCCAATGATCTCAGGGACCTCAGTTTGTTTTCAGATTAAGCAGAGTGTGTCAGTCCCAGTTGTAGCTAATGGTGATATCAAATCTGAGGCGGATGTCAGAACTGTTTATGAAAAAACAGGAGTCAATGGTAATTATTTTATGTCCTTTTAAGagtattcattttttattacaataattgacaataataattattgtcaattattattgtaataaaaataattgtaagtGAGTGAGTTAGTATATACcatatttacctgtgtataagtcgattttttacagcctaaaaatcggTCCCAAAAATTGCCATCGACAAATTGCTCATGTAATCGTAgtgtacctgaaagaaaattttacgacaaaagataagtttttcaaaagCATTCgtacccagaaataagaaaaacttattttttggctctaaaatgggggtcgacttatacacgggatcaACTTGTACAGGGCTAAATAATTAAGGtactaataatcattattaataGCTTCAGCACTGTCAAGTTGTAACTACATACATCTGCACCCATCCTGAGATGATAAAATAGGGAcggtaattaataattaataataattattattatttactaagATTGTTCTTTTTTCAGGTGTAATGGCTGCAAGAGGAATTTTAAGCAACCCTGCCATGTATGCAGGATATGAAAGCACTCCCCTGCAGTGTGTTACAGACTGGgtatgaataatattattagtgtaCTAGCTTACAGCAAAAGTGTATAAAGGAATGCAATAAGGAgggtagaaaaagaaaaactttggaAAGCAAGAGtatgaatagctgttattacagtatATGAAGTTGAGCCTGAAGGCAAAGCATTTTTTGTTCACAAGCTGCATGCAGATGAGGGTAATGGGTCATTGATAGTTAAATAGATAACAATGGAAAATCACCCATTAGCCTCATTAGTTATGTGTCAAAACTGCTGACAACTGTTATGACAGCTATTGTGGGGAATCGTGGCAGAAGATGTTTTCTTTGCAGCTTCTTAAAAATTACATCGCTTGTATTAATGCCAATAGACCCACCCAATCGGCAAACTCAAtcttgtacccaattcaaatctcccacCTGGGTAATTAAAGATTCTTTGTGTATGGTATTATATTATGGCATTTACATTTAAATGTAATATAATATGGAAATTCCTTTTTATTCCCCAAGAGTTTGAATTGCGCAACATTGAGTTTAGGCAATTTGGTCTATTAAGAGTAGGTTACCTGAAGCACATATGTTTTCCATTAAGTGGAGGAAGATTTTAACTATAAACAGAAAGGGGCACTttattaaatgaaaaacaaacatttttttttttttataaattaatGCTTTGAATGCtttttcaaaacattctaaccataatgaacaaaattgttgagaaacCCAACTGGAAGGGAGGGTTTTTTGTTTCTACAGAAGATGTGGTACTGCCTTGGTGTGAAAGTAAAGCCAGACATTACCGCATTTCTTGACCTATAAGCCAATCTCGGCTATAAATTAAGCCAATCGATACCCTAAAAGTTAGAGACCTTCAAACAGACTTGTTTgtctgaaaagagaaaaaaaaggaaaaccatCTAATTCAGCACTTGTTTTTGACTCCCAAACCCTCGGCCATAATTATAAACGGAACCCTGTTTCTCATGAAAGATCTCCCATATTTCTGTGTCAAATACTGAAAAAATCACTAGTCTTATATGCGAAGAAATAAGgtagtgcaataattatttgtatgaAACACGTTGAGAAGGGTTAAATCACTGCAAGACTGCAAAGCTGGTGTTTTGAACATAGGAGAGTGCACATTGGGAAATCAAGGGTGGGGGGTGGAGGAGCTATATTGTTGGTGGAAATATAATATGTATGGAAGGAGAATACAGAATTATATTGGcacaaaaactggaaaattaAGGCCTATGAGTGCTTTGTATAGGGAGGGATGGAGCTTTATTATTGGTGGACATGCGTGTAGAAGATAGATTCATGGGAGGAGCCCATCGCCAGGGTGAATACTGGAAAATGGAGGCCTGTGTGCAGTTTGTATAGGGAGTGAAGAGGCCTAAGTTTatcattggtggaaatatggcgGAAGAATCCAGTCTCCTGTATGCGTCATTCAGTGTAAATGATCGCATTTTTTGTTATAATCATTTAGGTGAATATTGCTTTGTCCCATGGCACATCATTTACCAACTTTCATCACCATTTGATGTTCATGTTGGAAAAAGTGACCAGCAAAGCAGGTGAGAGACATTTAAGTACTTTTTCACTCTTAAACTGGCATCAAACATCTTCAGACACTCGCTGGtagtaaaataaataataataattattattacgcATTACACAGCAGATCCAGACTTGCGCGCAAAAGATGCAGAGCAATTGAAAATTTACTATTGATTCAGTTTTTATcaatgcatttgttcttttattGCACTTATAAATGATAAATTAATTATTGCATCATCATGTGAAAATAGTGAAAATGCTGTGGATTCGCAAAGAAACTTAGACCATTTTATAATGCAATTTTATCGTCAGTAAGACTACAGCCAAAAAAACTgatatcaatattattttgtcagattttgttttgactgaatgaaaagaaaatttaaaacttttttttttttacaaaattcacaaaaataaaaaactaaGGACctatttattcatttctttggtcaaaggaaaagaaaaaaatacatgaaCAAGTGCAAAAATTGCTTGAATTTTTTGTAAACGCCCGGCTCTACTGGTACTTATTGATGTCAATATCAATTTCAGCACATTCATTGGCTGCTATCAACtcacattgaaatttcattggctgaaagTTTGACACTTCAGCTCACAGCAGTACCACACCACTATTTGAGTCAGTACTTGGTATATTTAATTGAAATTTTGTGTCTGTTGTCCTATTGGTGGTAAAGTGTAGCCAATCATTAATTTGCTTCTGTCATCAGCTTGCTCCATAATCTTATAGGCACATACTAATTAAGAAATaaaaccattgaaatgcatTTTTGTAAGCCTTTAATGGGTTTAgggaaactgaaaaataaaataatgtcaatgttatattaaaacaataattattgattcatGGTTTAACAGTGTGCATCCATTGAGCTATGAATGCACTTCGGAGCTTGCTAAGCACTCAAGGAGCTATAGAGTCACTCTCAGCTATCACCTTGTGTGACTCCTatacttttctcatgttaagcGACCTCTCTcttgcatccataacttgacagGCACATGCTTATTATGAGGCAGTTGTTGATTTTCTGAACCCTCTCTTTCGTCTAAATCGTGatgggaaaaaaaagatttaaaaaatttGTCTTGTTTCAGAGAGAAGAGTATTCAGTGAACTCAAGAGCACACCAGCAGTTTTGAACTACCTGAATGAACACTATGGTATTTGAAGAGTGGaattcatttgaaaacaaaggacttCATGTCACAACCacttgaaggggtgtgtggaataaggcattaagtgacttttgatgcaatgtcaaattctcctagtcattcacaactgaatacaaggaaatttggaaggagaatctggtaatttatcagaagtcacttaaggcttttctccaggtacccctgcactTGTCTTCACAAAGTTGGTGTTATTGGCAAAATTAGGAAGCCAAGATAACGTCTTGCAAAGGGAAGTAGAAGTGTATTCTATTCCCCTGCAAAGAAAAGATCTCCTGACTGTGCATTTGTGAACAATGTAATGTCAATATGCAGACAGTGAAAGTCTCTAAAAGAACACAATGAGACCAGTATTTTTCTTCCTGGAATATCAAAAGAGAGCAATATTTTTTATCTTCTTCTTCCTGGAATGTGACAAAGTCTTCCTCAGGGAGGAGTGATATGGTCCAGATTGAGGGCCTCACATAAGATTTGTCCAAAAATTCAAGtagtgtaataataattattattacatcaGATGCATTCTGAATTTATTTATTGTACATCATGAAATGTCACTCTAAATCCAAGTCAAAATATACCTATCATTTTATAATGTTATCCTTTGCAATTTCTGTTAATTTTGTGTTGTTTTAGGTCAGGCTTACAGTGACTGTTTTGCCTTCTTGAGGAACAAGGTTAAATTGGCACTTTCTCAGTGTGAAATATATGAAACTCATataatttatttgaactgcagaaTGAAGCATGTTGGACTTGATCATTGCAGTTCTGGTCACAACCTAAAGTTCTTGGGAAACTAAGCCTGTAAGATTCAGACTTGAACCCTGACCTTTCCAATAACAGTCCATTGATCTACTAGTTGAGCTACGaggccaataattattgggagctggtcatttgtcgacaaattttttttgaaaaataagtTATGATTATTTTCTTCTTAAATTGTGGCTAGTAACTGTGAAAGGAACTGACAGAAGTTCAAACAAATAGAAAAGGAtacaaataatttattaaagGATGTAACCAAAGCGTATTCTACCTTGCAATTTTCTGGTCCGTCTTTTATGTCACAGGGAGCCCTGTTATCTTTGTCCTTACCTCCACTGCTTCTCTAgtcattagggaatttaagatctACAATGTGACAGCAGcaaaaacgtcgctcaaaattgcaagttcaagtttttcaatctattccatcattatgtcagtttgtttatcttttgaaagctagcggaactacacaggaactgaatttagaggtgcggtgtcaacgctagaaaagaatattcaaatttgcgcccgAGTGTTCAcattctctgtaaaacttgagaaatggtcatgtcacgtcgcagatttgccgagaacttggaACAAATGCACGGAATTTAAAAAAGCatgtgaagggcgtgcaaaacttttgtttttgtcaattaagtatgcaaagtttggggcgtcgtcgctgcagtcgcgttgTTGATCTTAAACTCACTATTAACTTGTATCTAGTGGTGGAACCAGTACTACATGTATACAGTAGTTATGCATTTCAAGAGCTTATGAGATTtcgtgaataataataatttcacacATTCACCTCTTAACTTGACTGTAACACTAAACAGGAAAAATATAACCTCTCTGGCAAATGAACGAGACATGTCGTACCTTTCCAGACACAGTGATTGCAGAATGAAATATGAGATGGTACAAAACGAACAAAATCCAAACCCTGATAACAATACAAGGTACAGGCCATAGAACTAGTAAAAATAGAGGTCTGAAAAAGTTACAggaatagaggttttgcacgtcAGCCATAATGgaaggacaatgaaaattatttgcattagaaagaacatttgttcccatgggaaaaagaatctattgttcctgccatccaacgtggctgccgtgcaaaatcTCTATACTTTAATAAGATATCCCTTTACCTCTCCAGACACAGTCTGTGATTAGAGAACAAAACAAtagatgataaaaaaaaacaaataatacccCTATAAAccctgataacaatagaagcaGCAAGTCATATAGAAGAGCTACAGGATTGCTTGGTATTAAAGCAGCAAATACCGctaaaaatagaaaatgaaacaatgacATTAACTGTCTTATGGGTATGCCTATAGTCACTGGTTCAGGCCCAGGTTTTATTACCAAATCAAGCAGAAATACAAGCAAAATATACAAGTACAGTAATTTTGTGTTGAATGGCATCTCCTGTTCTTAGCAATAAATACTAATGTACTTCAAATCAAAAGGCTACTTGATCGGAGTGTGGTTGGTGCTTGAGATTTGCTACAAAAACAGCAGACTTAACAAACTATAACATACACAAAGGTTTCTTTTGAGACCATAATTATTTGTTGCGATCCTTTGAAACATGGAGAGAACAAGACATGTTAATCTGACGTTTTCACTTCATAGCCCAACACGTAATG includes these proteins:
- the LOC136894806 gene encoding tRNA-dihydrouridine(20a/20b) synthase [NAD(P)+]-like — translated: MADPNEESLRECFIYEKPLQLFEEKKVVRMCAPMVRYSKLPFRTLVRRYGCDLVFTPMIVADCFVKSVKARDTEFTTNAGDRPLVVQFAANNARDFANAAELVAPFVDGVDLNCGCPQRWALQEGYGAKLINNPELIKDIVRKTTCRIPGLPVSIKIRIHENLRKTVELCKQAENAGVAWITVHGRTVKQRGEPADLEAIKLIKQSVSVPVVANGDIKSEADVRTVYEKTGVNGVMAARGILSNPAMYAGYESTPLQCVTDWVNIALSHGTSFTNFHHHLMFMLEKVTSKAERRVFSELKSTPAVLNYLNEHYGQAYSDCFAFLRNKVKLALSQCEIYETHIIYLNCRMKHVGLDHCSSGHNLKFLGN